In Phoenix dactylifera cultivar Barhee BC4 chromosome 1, palm_55x_up_171113_PBpolish2nd_filt_p, whole genome shotgun sequence, the genomic stretch GATGGACATTAGTAGATCCTGGAATATATATAGCATGGTGGGTGGCGGTTGACCATATACAACCTCATAGGGAGTCATTTTGGTAGAGCTATgaaagaaggtattgtaccACTATTCTCCTTATGGAAGCCACTTAGGCCACCTTTTTGGTTGCTGTCTTGGAGAGCACCATAAAGGCCATTAGCAAGATATAATGAATAGCTTCATTAGGTTGCTCTTAAAGTTGTGGAATGATAGTCCGTAAAGAATCATCCACCTTAGTCTCATCTAAAACTTGATCCACCTAATGAGGTAGTAGATATGAAATAGCACATCGCTGTTCTTCAGTCTGCCGAGATAAGGTATCTGTTGCAGAGTTCTCTTATACTTGATTTCATAGTCATAGATCATAAGTTTCGTCGTCCATTATTGCTATACTTCAGTAGGGAGCCTTTGATCCTTTAGATACTTTATGGTATCTGTATAGATGATGGAATGCCGGCCCACCAAATAGTTAACTAGTGCATGCAAGATTGCCGACGTCTCTCGTAGGTTGAGAGCGCTAGGTACGTTTCTGATAGTATCTTACTAGTAAAAGCTAGTGGTCTACCTCTCTACGTAATCCTCCTGGGGATTATGTGGATTCAATCGTAACTCCATGGTCCTTACATGGCCATCATTTATCCTATGCAACAATTAGGTGAAACCAACGTGGCTACCAAATGCATCTTCCATTCGTAGTGACGTGCATTGAAAAGGACTTGCATGCATAAGGTTACATGAAAATTTATTATTGTTTGATcacagaaaaattaaaattctaatGGTTCACTATTTATCAAGTTGTCTATATTCTCACAAAAGGACTCTCTTGGCAATGCTTCTATTTCCTCTGGTCTAAGATTCATGTTCATGGAATATACCTTTTGCAGGGGCATGTCAAGAATACTTCCTCCACAAGTAGTTGATAAAAGGATTCTatgaattaaaattttaaatttttcccTGCACATAATTGCCTGTTTATGTTGCTTTGTTTGGAATATCCTTTTATGTGCCAATCCTCAGGACCATTCCATGGAATGATTACTGGATACACTTATAGATCTTATAGAATCTTATGTAGCCAAACTGTTTTGAATATGAGAAATGAATTTCTACCCCAAAAACATATGGGAAATGACTTTGCACTTTTCCAACTTTGCAAGAATAGTTGTTTATGGGTCATTTAGGCACTAATAATGCTAGATGACTCAGTGCAAGGAGATCACAATTAAGTTTTGCATTATTCCTGAAGGAAACCTTGACACATGGAAAAGCAAAAGAATTATCTACTGCTTGATCTATAGTTCAGAGGAAGATTATAGAGCCATATCACCAAAAGGATATGAATTTACATAGGTATAATAGAAAAAGTAGCTATTCACATCAGGAATTCTGTTAAATGAAAAAAGTAGCCATTTTGCATGATTAAGGACACACTAGCATGTAATATGCGAGAGAGAAGTACtagccaacattttttttttcacaggaTGACAACCATGGAATATTTAGACTACataatgagcaagcaattttggGCACATAGGGTGTAGTATCAGTGATGGATGACTGTGATGGTTCGCAGGGATTGCAGTTTTGTGTCTTATGTTTCCCTTTTGTTTGTGATTGCTATTACGCAATCCCATAATTTGGGCACAATCCAGTCAGCTGTAAGTAAGCTGTGCTCACTAATGCCACTTAAATTGTTTTTGTTAGCCGTAAGTTACTCTGGTTAGTGCTTGATATTACCCCATAGCAGAACCAAAATAAAGAAATGGACACCAACAAGATTACATCCAATTTTTGTTCAAATGAGAGATTATAAAACTCTCCAACCGCATTTTATCCAACTTCCAAATTATGGATTACATCCCACCCCACTACATcaaaatgagaaagaaaaagaaacagaaaataggataaaaagagtgaaaaaaaaaaggttagaaGGTGATGAGACCAAAAAGTACCTCCTCCTTAGCCCCAGGATCCTCTCTGCTTGCCCCTCTCAATCCCCTCTCCCCCAGTCAAAAGTACTATAAACTGAAAAAGCTTATGGTTCCTCCTTGGTCTTCATGGGACTCTGGAATTGGGACCCTGACTGCTATAACCTCTGGTCAGGGGAGGTTGTCATTATGTTGTTGGCTTTGGTCTTCTCCAGCTCAACTTCATCAACCTCTGCAATGTCCATGACCTGTCCATTCCCTTCATTGCCCTTTATGGTCCTCGGTAACTCCATAGCTTcttgctcctcctcctccttgttcTCCTTGTATTTTCCCCAGAGAACTGAGTAGAGGCCAGCAACTATCAGGATAGCCCCAAGGACACTGCACCCACAGAATATTGTAGTGGAAAAGTATTAGCAGCCAAGTGTTTTTATGTATTGGTATTAGTCCTGTTTTAATGACTCCAAGTTAAATTAAGACACTGTTTGATTGTTTATAGAATGGTTCTGTTATATGGATTTATGTCTGTCTTACCCTCCTAAATAGATATTTTCAAAAAGGATGAATGAGCCCATAATTGCAACTACAATCATCATCAAAGGGCTGAAGGCAGAGGCAAAGACTGGTCCTCTGCTCTGTATCACCAGCCCCTGAACGTAGTAGGCAATGCTAGATGTTACAATCCCCTGCACATTTAAATTCCTTATCCATGTCAATatagagatagatagatagatagatagatagatagatagagagagagagactaacAGCATAGGCAGCAGCAAGCAGGTTCATGTCCCAGCCGATTCTCCAAACAGAAGGCTTGCGTTCCATGACAAGGGTCACAGCAATGGCTTGCAGGGTTCCAACAAAGCAGATTAATGAGGTTAGGGAGAGGGGTGCATCATATTTCTTCAGTGTTGCTGCCTATAGAACCAAGAAGAAAACACAAGTCATATCGATTCCCTCGTAGAAAATTTTACAAACAATCGCCGATATGCTGTGGCCTTCTTTCCGTCATAGTTCTTACATAAGATCTTATATAATGTCCAAGAAATTGAGATTTTACCTGGAGGATGAAAAGAGAAGCCCAAGCTAGAGTTGCTATGATGAGGAAGATGGAGCCCTTGAACCAGTCCTTGTCGGCGGAATCCGTGGCAGCCGGCGGCGCATTCATTTGGCGGGGATGGACATGCTTGGTCCACACCATCTCCACAATAGGTCCCTTGTACAGGGTCATCAACATGGCCCCAGCCACTGTCACCAGGGTGCCTACCACCTTGGCTTGGCACCTCACTCTCTTGAGATCCACCTTCTCCATCCTATTTTCCAGTTC encodes the following:
- the LOC103710967 gene encoding WAT1-related protein At5g07050-like produces the protein MEIQGRCGKFFQRCKPYVAMISLQFGYAGMNVITKVSLNHGMSHYVLVVYRHAFATLSIAPFALILERKVRPKLTLWIFMQIFVLGLLGPVIDQNFYYAGLKFTSPTFSCAMSNILPAMTFVMAVLCRMEKVDLKRVRCQAKVVGTLVTVAGAMLMTLYKGPIVEMVWTKHVHPRQMNAPPAATDSADKDWFKGSIFLIIATLAWASLFILQAATLKKYDAPLSLTSLICFVGTLQAIAVTLVMERKPSVWRIGWDMNLLAAAYAGIVTSSIAYYVQGLVIQSRGPVFASAFSPLMMIVVAIMGSFILFENIYLGGVLGAILIVAGLYSVLWGKYKENKEEEEQEAMELPRTIKGNEGNGQVMDIAEVDEVELEKTKANNIMTTSPDQRL